In Arthrobacter citreus, a single genomic region encodes these proteins:
- a CDS encoding GntR family transcriptional regulator, with translation MKPTLDESQPIFQQIAVMIMDEIIDGRIKEGEQVPSTNELSRFFNINPATARKGLQALVDKEIIFKQRGVGMFVSEGAKEKLILERKLQFYEEYVAPLLKEANRIHLDEEMVIDLIKRKNVSN, from the coding sequence ATGAAACCAACATTAGATGAATCACAGCCAATTTTTCAACAAATTGCGGTTATGATTATGGACGAAATTATTGATGGAAGAATTAAAGAAGGTGAGCAAGTACCTTCAACAAATGAGTTATCACGATTTTTTAATATTAACCCTGCAACAGCAAGGAAAGGTCTACAAGCGTTAGTTGATAAAGAAATCATTTTCAAACAAAGAGGTGTAGGAATGTTTGTTTCTGAAGGTGCGAAAGAAAAGTTAATTCTAGAACGTAAACTTCAGTTTTATGAAGAATATGTTGCACCTTTACTTAAAGAAGCTAACAGAATTCATTTAGACGAAGAGATGGTAATTGATTTAATCAAAAGAAAAAACGTTTCAAATTAG
- a CDS encoding HAMP domain-containing histidine kinase translates to MTWRQNSKKERLHFTSNHRGHKPHRNDIRKFVRFFRIFIPITICLNIIGLFTVFSWIGRPAQFGIVIIVLLIGFIGSRFQRNFEGKIVHPIEKLKKGMSEVAEGNLDIEVKVDTHNDVGHLISSFNQMVRKLKESEQLKQEYEENRKLLVTNISHDLKTPITSIQGYIEVLQDGTILSDKKKSQYLDVIWKNAQYMNKLIDDLFLFSKLDMQKLDFDIEEVEINPFMADLSEEYKFDFHERGLEYIFSDLTEHTKVVKVDRKRLHQSIQNIVSNSLKYGDNENLQLEMILSSFKNEIKITIRDNGQGITKANLERIFERFYRVEDARTKNLESTGLGLSISKELIEAMGGKIEVESELGIGTSFHIYLRVMNTTN, encoded by the coding sequence ATGACTTGGAGACAAAATAGTAAGAAAGAAAGACTGCATTTCACTTCCAATCATAGAGGGCATAAACCTCATCGCAACGATATAAGAAAATTCGTGCGGTTTTTTAGAATTTTTATCCCAATCACGATTTGCTTAAATATTATCGGTCTATTTACAGTTTTCTCTTGGATCGGGCGACCAGCACAATTTGGCATCGTCATTATCGTGTTACTCATTGGTTTTATCGGTTCTCGATTCCAAAGAAATTTTGAAGGAAAGATCGTGCATCCGATTGAAAAATTAAAAAAAGGCATGAGCGAAGTTGCTGAAGGAAATCTAGATATTGAAGTAAAAGTAGATACACACAATGATGTCGGGCATTTGATTTCTTCTTTCAATCAAATGGTACGAAAATTAAAAGAGAGCGAACAATTGAAACAGGAATACGAGGAAAATCGCAAACTATTAGTCACCAATATTTCTCATGATTTAAAAACGCCAATCACTTCGATTCAAGGCTATATCGAAGTATTGCAGGACGGCACAATTTTATCAGACAAAAAAAAGTCTCAGTACTTAGATGTCATTTGGAAAAATGCTCAGTACATGAATAAGCTAATCGATGATTTATTCTTGTTTTCGAAATTGGATATGCAGAAACTTGATTTTGATATCGAGGAAGTTGAAATTAACCCATTCATGGCTGATCTTTCAGAAGAATATAAGTTTGATTTTCATGAAAGGGGTCTAGAGTATATTTTCTCTGATCTGACGGAACATACGAAAGTCGTAAAAGTAGACCGAAAAAGACTACATCAATCCATTCAAAATATTGTTAGTAATTCATTGAAATATGGGGATAACGAGAATCTGCAATTAGAAATGATACTTTCATCTTTTAAAAATGAAATAAAAATTACAATTCGAGATAACGGACAAGGAATTACAAAAGCAAACTTAGAGAGAATTTTTGAAAGATTTTATCGAGTGGAAGATGCAAGAACAAAAAATCTTGAATCTACTGGTCTTGGACTTTCTATTTCAAAGGAATTAATTGAAGCTATGGGTGGGAAGATTGAAGTAGAAAGCGAACTTGGAATAGGGACTAGTTTTCATATTTATTTAAGAGTAATGAACACTACCAACTAA
- a CDS encoding DUF3992 domain-containing protein, whose product MKPKRPDIPNLPNLPSFSSPLSPPPPLPPVPPPVPPTPPSPIPMPSKCDPCIPIDLCGNIFIQEVLCQPVVLWELGSNLNALATISIFNSEGSTGPITIEINSNSTHIIAVLPGNTSSYTSKNIKSVKILPSSESPIYLEGKYCITGRILEK is encoded by the coding sequence ATGAAACCAAAAAGACCAGATATACCAAATTTACCAAATTTACCAAGTTTTTCCTCACCACTTTCTCCTCCACCTCCTCTGCCACCCGTACCACCGCCAGTACCTCCGACACCACCGTCTCCAATACCAATGCCATCAAAGTGTGATCCATGTATTCCAATCGATCTTTGTGGGAATATTTTTATTCAAGAAGTTCTTTGTCAACCAGTTGTATTATGGGAGTTAGGAAGTAATTTAAATGCTCTAGCAACAATTTCAATCTTTAACAGTGAAGGCAGTACTGGACCAATCACAATTGAAATAAATAGCAATAGTACTCATATAATTGCAGTGTTGCCAGGGAATACGTCTAGTTACACTAGTAAAAATATAAAGTCTGTAAAAATCTTACCTTCAAGCGAGTCTCCAATCTATCTAGAAGGAAAATATTGTATTACTGGTAGAATACTGGAAAAATAA
- a CDS encoding collagen-like protein produces the protein MFFNVNNKLESGILYSYVNGINSNSNRCSCCNSLSCNGIKKTGPTGPTGPTGITGSTGVTGPTGETGATGITGPTGVTGFTGITGATGETGPTGITGSTGVTGPTGITGPTGETGATGVTGSTGVMGPSGITGSTGVTGPTGETGATGITGPTGVTGSTGITGLTGVTGPTGLAGSTGITGATGPTGITGSTGATGPTGITGSTGITGSTGVTGSTGITGSTGITGPTGITGPTGETGATGITGPTGVTGPTGETGATGITGLTGETGATGITGPTGVTGSTGETGPTGITGSTGITGSTGITGATGITGPTGAPGSTGTTGPTGITGSTGITGAPGETGSTGITGSTGITGATGITGPTGATGSTGATGPTGITGSTGVTGPTGITGSTGITGATGATGSTGTTGPTGITGSTGITGATGATGPTGATGSTGITGSTGVTGATGETGPTGATGSTGITGSTGVTGPTGITGATGETGSTGTTGPTGITGSTGITGPTGITGATGETGPTGITGSTGITGATGETGPTGATGSTGITGSTGVTGPTGITGATGETGSTGATGPTGITGSTGITGATGITGSTGTTGPTGLTGSTGITGATGITGATGITGATGETGATGITGSTGVTGPTGITGPTGETGATGITGPTGVTGSTGITGATGITGPTGATGATGTTGPTGITGSTGVTGPTGITGSTGITGATGSTGATGPTGITGSTGITGATGITGSTGTTGPTGITGSTGATGSTGITGPTGITGSTGITGATGITGATGITGATGETGPTGITGSTGITGSTGITGATGITGSTGTTGPTGITGSTGVTGSTGITGSTGTTGPTGITGSTGATGSTGITGPTGITGPTGITGSTGVTGSTGATGSTGITGSTGITGSTGITGSTGITGATGITGATGETGSTGTTGPTGITGSTGATGSTGITGPTGITGPTGITGSTGVTGSTGTTGLTGITGSTGVTGSTGITGSTGATGSTGITGPTGVTGPTGITGSTGVTGPTGITGATGVTGPTGITGATGRTGSTGVTGITGATGATGPTGVTGATGDRGASGPTGTTGSTGVTGPTGITGPTGATGATGPTGEKGTPGATGATGATGATGATGATGVTGVTGATGRTGATGSTGTSFTTSGSAANTSGATIALTVLTPSPIPFPNAQNLSADITVNNPTATIFTINTSGRYLITYQVYPTLSLLTTFQLFRSGVGVAGTNIAAAIGISLVSNQVIINVSAGDTIQVMVSATLVATVTLAAGTTAATLSIVRVG, from the coding sequence ATGTTTTTTAATGTGAATAATAAATTAGAGAGTGGAATTTTATATTCTTATGTAAATGGAATAAATTCAAATTCGAATAGATGTAGTTGTTGTAATAGTTTATCTTGTAATGGGATTAAAAAAACTGGTCCGACTGGCCCGACCGGCCCGACCGGAATAACGGGCTCGACAGGGGTAACAGGTCCAACAGGAGAAACAGGTGCTACCGGAATAACTGGCCCAACAGGAGTAACGGGCTTTACGGGAATAACAGGTGCTACTGGAGAAACTGGCCCGACCGGAATAACGGGCTCGACAGGAGTAACTGGTCCAACCGGAATAACAGGTCCAACAGGAGAAACAGGTGCAACCGGAGTAACAGGCTCGACAGGAGTAATGGGCCCGTCCGGAATAACCGGTTCGACAGGGGTAACAGGTCCAACCGGAGAAACAGGCGCAACCGGAATAACTGGCCCAACAGGAGTAACGGGCTCGACCGGAATAACAGGCTTAACAGGAGTAACTGGGCCGACCGGACTAGCAGGCTCGACAGGGATAACAGGAGCAACCGGCCCAACCGGAATAACGGGCTCGACTGGAGCAACCGGCCCAACCGGAATAACGGGCTCGACTGGAATAACGGGCTCGACAGGAGTAACAGGCTCGACGGGAATAACGGGCTCGACCGGGATAACAGGTCCAACAGGAATAACAGGACCAACAGGAGAAACAGGAGCAACCGGAATAACTGGCCCAACAGGAGTAACGGGCCCGACAGGAGAAACAGGAGCAACGGGAATAACAGGTCTAACAGGAGAAACAGGAGCAACCGGAATAACTGGCCCAACAGGAGTAACAGGCTCGACAGGAGAAACTGGCCCGACCGGAATAACGGGTTCGACCGGAATAACGGGCTCGACCGGGATAACAGGAGCAACGGGAATAACAGGTCCAACAGGAGCACCCGGATCAACTGGAACAACCGGCCCGACAGGAATAACAGGCTCTACCGGAATAACAGGAGCACCCGGAGAAACAGGCTCGACAGGAATAACTGGCTCAACCGGAATAACAGGAGCAACGGGAATAACAGGTCCAACAGGAGCAACCGGATCAACTGGAGCAACCGGCCCGACAGGAATAACAGGCTCGACAGGAGTAACGGGCCCGACCGGAATAACGGGCTCGACAGGAATAACAGGTGCAACAGGAGCAACCGGATCAACTGGAACAACCGGCCCGACGGGAATAACGGGCTCGACAGGAATAACAGGTGCAACAGGAGCAACCGGACCTACAGGAGCAACCGGCTCGACGGGAATAACGGGCTCGACAGGAGTAACAGGTGCAACAGGAGAAACCGGACCTACAGGAGCAACAGGCTCGACGGGAATAACGGGCTCGACCGGAGTAACAGGCCCGACAGGAATAACAGGTGCAACAGGAGAAACCGGATCAACTGGAACAACAGGCCCGACGGGAATAACAGGCTCGACAGGAATAACAGGCCCGACCGGAATAACAGGTGCAACAGGAGAAACCGGCCCGACGGGAATAACGGGCTCGACAGGAATAACAGGTGCAACAGGAGAAACCGGACCTACAGGAGCAACAGGCTCGACGGGAATTACGGGCTCGACAGGAGTAACAGGCCCGACCGGAATAACAGGTGCAACAGGAGAAACCGGATCAACTGGAGCAACCGGCCCGACGGGAATAACGGGCTCGACGGGAATAACAGGTGCAACCGGAATAACGGGCTCAACTGGAACAACCGGCCCGACAGGATTAACGGGCTCGACAGGGATTACAGGAGCAACCGGGATAACAGGAGCAACCGGAATAACAGGTGCAACAGGAGAAACAGGAGCAACCGGAATAACAGGCTCGACAGGAGTAACGGGCCCGACCGGAATAACCGGTCCAACAGGAGAAACAGGAGCAACCGGAATAACAGGCCCAACAGGAGTAACAGGCTCGACAGGGATAACAGGAGCAACCGGAATAACAGGTCCAACAGGAGCAACCGGAGCAACTGGAACAACCGGCCCGACGGGAATAACAGGCTCGACAGGAGTAACGGGCCCGACGGGAATAACGGGCTCGACAGGAATAACAGGAGCAACCGGATCAACTGGAGCAACCGGCCCGACGGGAATAACAGGCTCGACGGGAATAACAGGAGCAACCGGAATAACGGGCTCAACTGGAACAACCGGCCCGACGGGAATAACGGGCTCGACTGGAGCAACGGGTTCGACGGGAATAACCGGCCCGACGGGAATAACGGGTTCGACGGGAATAACAGGAGCAACGGGAATAACAGGAGCAACGGGAATAACAGGAGCAACAGGAGAAACCGGCCCGACGGGAATAACAGGCTCGACGGGAATAACAGGCTCGACGGGAATAACAGGAGCAACCGGAATAACGGGCTCAACTGGAACAACCGGCCCGACGGGAATAACGGGCTCGACTGGAGTAACGGGTTCGACGGGAATAACGGGCTCAACTGGAACAACCGGCCCGACGGGAATAACGGGCTCGACTGGAGCAACGGGTTCGACGGGAATAACCGGCCCGACGGGAATAACGGGTCCGACGGGAATAACGGGCTCGACCGGAGTAACGGGCTCAACTGGAGCAACGGGTTCTACGGGAATAACAGGCTCGACGGGAATAACGGGTTCTACGGGAATAACGGGCTCGACAGGAATAACAGGTGCAACCGGAATAACAGGAGCAACAGGAGAAACCGGCTCAACTGGAACAACCGGCCCGACGGGAATAACGGGCTCGACTGGAGCAACGGGTTCGACGGGAATAACAGGCCCGACGGGAATAACGGGTCCGACGGGAATAACGGGCTCGACCGGAGTAACGGGCTCAACTGGAACAACCGGCCTGACCGGAATAACAGGCTCGACCGGAGTAACGGGCTCGACGGGAATAACGGGCTCGACTGGAGCAACGGGTTCTACGGGAATAACCGGCCCGACGGGAGTAACGGGTCCGACGGGAATAACGGGCTCGACCGGAGTAACCGGCCCAACGGGAATAACGGGAGCGACGGGGGTAACCGGCCCGACGGGAATAACGGGAGCCACTGGCAGAACCGGCTCAACAGGAGTAACTGGAATAACGGGAGCAACGGGAGCAACGGGTCCGACAGGAGTAACAGGAGCAACAGGGGATAGAGGAGCGTCGGGTCCAACAGGAACCACAGGCTCGACCGGAGTAACCGGCCCAACGGGAATAACGGGTCCAACCGGAGCAACCGGAGCAACAGGCCCAACAGGGGAAAAAGGTACGCCGGGAGCAACAGGAGCAACAGGAGCAACAGGAGCAACAGGAGCAACAGGAGCAACAGGTGTAACAGGAGTAACTGGAGCCACTGGCAGAACCGGAGCTACTGGCTCAACCGGAACAAGTTTTACCACATCTGGCTCAGCTGCAAATACTTCCGGGGCAACAATTGCACTTACAGTATTAACTCCATCCCCTATACCATTTCCAAACGCACAAAATTTATCAGCTGATATAACGGTTAACAACCCAACAGCTACCATTTTTACGATTAATACAAGTGGTAGGTATTTGATAACGTACCAGGTTTATCCTACTTTATCATTATTAACCACTTTTCAATTATTTCGAAGTGGTGTTGGAGTAGCAGGTACGAACATTGCAGCTGCCATTGGGATAAGTTTAGTCAGCAATCAAGTAATTATAAATGTAAGTGCTGGTGACACGATCCAAGTAATGGTATCAGCTACATTAGTAGCGACGGTGACATTAGCAGCAGGTACTACCGCGGCTACACTTTCTATTGTGAGAGTTGGATAA
- a CDS encoding ABC transporter ATP-binding protein, whose protein sequence is MIEIKNLTYAYNNTPVLTGFNFSESEPRIIALWGRNGAGKTTLMSLLAGHYRPDQGSIKILGQEPYNNLNALENICYIQENHPFGHNWRIGDLLRFGKYFHPNWDQEFAEHLVELFELPPRKKIEKFSKGMKTAAQIILGLASNAKITILDEPTNGLDAVRRKQFYDALMESYEENPRIILLSTHHIEEIQPLCETMVVVDDGKSLFYEQMEVMREKGIILSGEMDVIKEVTKNVSILESSKISSTQKVMIDELFTAEWKKIAETNQLTIEKASLQDYLINKTLNKNKGVKK, encoded by the coding sequence ATGATCGAAATTAAGAATTTAACATATGCCTATAATAATACGCCGGTATTAACTGGTTTTAATTTTAGTGAATCAGAGCCAAGGATTATTGCATTATGGGGAAGAAATGGCGCAGGGAAAACAACTTTAATGAGTCTACTAGCAGGCCATTATAGACCGGATCAAGGATCAATTAAAATATTAGGTCAAGAGCCATATAATAATTTAAACGCTTTAGAAAATATTTGTTATATACAAGAAAATCATCCTTTTGGTCATAATTGGCGAATAGGAGATCTGTTAAGGTTTGGGAAATACTTTCATCCAAACTGGGATCAAGAATTTGCCGAACATTTAGTTGAACTCTTTGAGTTACCACCAAGGAAAAAGATTGAAAAGTTTTCAAAAGGAATGAAAACAGCGGCACAAATCATTTTAGGATTGGCAAGTAATGCGAAAATAACAATTCTCGACGAGCCAACGAATGGATTAGATGCTGTAAGAAGAAAACAGTTTTACGATGCACTAATGGAAAGTTACGAAGAAAATCCAAGAATCATATTACTTTCAACGCATCATATTGAAGAAATTCAACCTTTATGTGAAACAATGGTTGTTGTAGATGATGGCAAGTCACTATTTTATGAGCAAATGGAAGTAATGAGAGAAAAAGGAATTATTCTATCAGGTGAAATGGATGTAATAAAAGAAGTAACTAAAAATGTTTCAATACTTGAGTCTTCTAAAATAAGTTCAACTCAAAAAGTAATGATTGATGAACTATTTACTGCTGAATGGAAAAAAATCGCTGAGACAAATCAGCTTACAATTGAAAAAGCATCATTACAAGACTACCTAATAAATAAAACACTTAATAAGAATAAAGGGGTGAAAAAATGA